A stretch of DNA from Rhizobacter sp.:
GAGCTTCATGTTGTCGAAAGGGTTGACTACCATCGACGCAAAGCCGGTCAACTCGGTCACGCGGTCCTTAAGGCCAGGCAGCGTCGCCGTGCCGCCCGCGAGCATCACGTAGTGCACCTTGTGGTGCGGCGTGCTGGTGAAAAAGTACTGCAGCGCGCGGCCGATTTCCTGCGACAGGCTGTCGACAAATGGCGCCAGGATCGACGTCTCGTAATCTTCCGGCAGGTCGGCGGCCAGCTTCTTCTGCTCGGCTTCCTCAAACGAGAACCCGTACTGGCGCGAGATGAGCTGCGTCAACTGGGCGCCGCCGAACGCCTGATCGCGGTCATAGAGCATCTCGTCGTCACGGAGCACCTTGAGGCTCGTCGTGTCGGCACCGATCTCGAAGAGCGCCACCAGTGCATCCTTGCCTTCGTTCGGCAAGGCTTCGATCAGTCGGCCCATGGCGAGGCGGGACGCGTGCGACTCGATGTCGAGCACCACGGGCTTCAGGCCCGCCGCCTCGGCGAGGCCTTGGCGATCCTGCACACGGTCTTTGCGAGACGCGGCGATCAGCACCTCGACGTCGCCCACAGACGTGGGGCTCGGGCCGATCACCGAGAAGTCAAGGCTGACTTCATCCAGCGAGAACGGAATGTATTGATTCGCTTCGGACTCGACCTGCAGCTCAAGCTCTTCTTCGCGCAAGCCGGCCGGCAGCATGATCTTCTTGGTGATCACCGCCGACTGCGGCATGGCCATGATCACCTGCCTCGTCTTGGTGCCACTTTTTGTGACCACACGACGAACAGCCTCGGCGACCTCATCGAACTTCTCGATCTGCCCATCGGCGATCCAACCCTTTTCAAAGGGCTCCGCCGCAAAGCGCTCGAGTACGTACTCACCAGACGCGCTCTGCCCCAACTCGACCAGCTTGACGCTGGACGAGCTGATGTCCAAGCCGATCATCGGTGGATGCTTGCGGCCCAACAACAAGTCTAGGAAGCTCACGAGACCCTCTCCCAACGCGCTCAAAAATGGGCGCTGGATTGTTAAGAAGTTACTTCAATGCTAGCAGTAAAGTCTTTGTACAACAAAGAAATTTCCAATTTTCACAACCTCAGCTCGTTGCGAAACTCTGACGCAAAAAGGCGCCAAAAAACGGCAACTCCGGGTCAACCCTGAGCGCGTTTTGTCGCTTATTTGAGAAGCAGTTCACACCTCCGGGTGGACGGGGGCGATTCCTATAATCAGCCCCCACTTCGTTGGAGTTCCATGAGCGAAACCGATCGACCAGACGCC
This window harbors:
- a CDS encoding pilus assembly protein PilM codes for the protein MIGLDISSSSVKLVELGQSASGEYVLERFAAEPFEKGWIADGQIEKFDEVAEAVRRVVTKSGTKTRQVIMAMPQSAVITKKIMLPAGLREEELELQVESEANQYIPFSLDEVSLDFSVIGPSPTSVGDVEVLIAASRKDRVQDRQGLAEAAGLKPVVLDIESHASRLAMGRLIEALPNEGKDALVALFEIGADTTSLKVLRDDEMLYDRDQAFGGAQLTQLISRQYGFSFEEAEQKKLAADLPEDYETSILAPFVDSLSQEIGRALQYFFTSTPHHKVHYVMLAGGTATLPGLKDRVTELTGFASMVVNPFDNMKLGSAVRESKLRREAPSYLTACGLAMRRFLQ